A genomic window from Diospyros lotus cultivar Yz01 chromosome 2, ASM1463336v1, whole genome shotgun sequence includes:
- the LOC127795809 gene encoding zinc finger CCCH domain-containing protein 20-like — protein sequence MGLLWLYSSPPTMMIGERKLPNPTVHVPPWVVADDLTVDASFPFPVAAVSVGQSQNINAEEYSPLDVLAALHRFLPSNDLDLDSDESDLPLDVYSCDNFRMFEFKVRKCTRGRSHDWTECPFAHPGEKARRRDPRKFHYSGTACPDFRKGNCKKGDACEFAHGVFECWLHPARYRTQPCKDGPNCRRRVCFFAHSPDQLRVLSPRTPGSGSAESYDGSPRRLALECSKALVFMSSPESVSPTSESPPMSPMTNSLSRSLGQNSLNEVVASMRQLQLSKVNSMPPSWGVQMCPPGFGSSRLSIAQAGFNSLPSTPTAGVTRPGMGSVDIWDKGGCEEEPVMERVESGRDLRAKMFEKLSRENPLDRVEPSPGPDVGWVSELVK from the coding sequence ATGGGTTTGTTGTGGTTATATTCCAGCCCGCCCACGATGATGATCGGAGAAAGAAAACTTCCGAATCCGACAGTCCATGTCCCGCCGTGGGTTGTCGCCGACGATCTGACCGTTGACGCCTCGTTCCCCTTCCCTGTGGCAGCCGTTTCCGTCGGCCAGAGCCAGAACATCAATGCTGAAGAGTACTCTCCGCTCGACGTCCTCGCGGCGCTGCACCGTTTTCTGCCGTCCAACGACCTCGACCTGGACTCGGATGAGTCGGATCTTCCGCTGGACGTGTACTCGTGCGATAACTTCAGAATGTTCGAGTTTAAGGTCCGGAAATGCACGCGCGGCAGGTCGCACGACTGGACGGAGTGTCCGTTCGCTCATCCCGGCGAAAAGGCTCGCCGGCGAGACCCGAGGAAGTTCCATTATTCCGGCACGGCTTGTCCGGACTTTAGGAAAGGGAATTGTAAGAAAGGCGACGCGTGCGAGTTCGCTCACGGCGTGTTCGAGTGTTGGCTCCATCCGGCTCGGTATCGTACTCAGCCGTGCAAGGATGGGCCCAACTGCCGCCGGAGAGTTTGTTTTTTCGCCCACTCGCCGGACCAGCTCCGGGTTTTGAGCCCAAGAACCCCGGGTTCGGGCTCGGCGGAGTCGTACGACGGGTCGCCCCGCAGGCTAGCGTTAGAATGTTCCAAAGCGTTAGTTTTCATGTCCTCGCCGGAGTCGGTATCCCCGACGTCCGAGTCGCCGCCGATGTCGCCGATGACGAACTCGCTCAGTCGTTCGCTGGGTCAGAACTCGCTCAACGAAGTGGTGGCTTCCATGCGGCAGTTGCAGCTGAGCAAGGTGAACTCGATGCCCCCTTCTTGGGGCGTACAGATGTGCCCTCCTGGATTCGGGTCTTCAAGGCTGTCTATCGCCCAAGCCGGTTTCAACAGCTTGCCGTCTACTCCAACCGCGGGCGTGACCCGGCCTGGAATGGGATCTGTCGACATCTGGGACAAAGGAGGGTGCGAGGAGGAGCCGGTGATGGAGAGGGTCGAATCGGGCCGAGATCTTCGGGCGAAGATGTTCGAGAAACTGAGCAGGGAGAATCCGTTGGATCGGGTTGAGCCATCTCCAGGTCCGGATGTGGGGTGGGTGTCGGAGCTGGTAAAGTGA
- the LOC127793739 gene encoding meiotic nuclear division protein 1 homolog codes for MSKKRGLSLEEKREKMLQIFYESQDFFLLKELERLGPKKGVISQSVKDVVQSLVDDDLVSKDKIGTSVYFWSLPSCAGNQLRNVYRKLEADLQSSKKRLEERVEQCNALKRGREASDEREKALEELKAIEQKYNKLKDEMGQYADNDPAAFEAMKKATEVAHAAANRWTDNIFTLLRWCSNKFPEAKEQLGHLYEEVGITDDFDYLELPTAVPLGTAGDERPEGNP; via the exons ATG TCTAAGAAAAGAGGTCTTTCGTTGGAGGAAAAGCGTGAGAAGATGCTGCAAATCTTTTATGAATCGCAAGACTTCTTCCTT CTCAAGGAACTTGAAAGGCTCGGACCCAAGAAAGGTGTTATCAGCCAGTCTGTAAAAGATGTTGTCCAAAGTCTAGTAGATGATGATCTTGTTTCAAAAGACAAGATTGGAACTTCT GTATACTTCTGGAGTCTTCCAAGTTGTGCTGGAAATCAG TTGAGAAATGTGTATCGGAAACTTGAAGCTGATCTTCAAAGTAGTAAAAAAAGGCTTGAAGAGCGTGTTGAGCAATGTAATGCCTTAAAGAGGGGAAGAGAGGCGTCT GATGAAAGAGAAAAGGCCTTAGAGGAGCTAAAAGCTATTGAACAGAAGTATAACAAGTTAAAG GATGAAATGGGACAGTATGCGGACAATGATCCAGCTGCTTTTGAAGCAATGA AGAAAGCTACAGAAGTTGCCCATGCAGCAGCTAATAGATGGACAG ACAACATTTTTACCTTGCTACGTTGGTGTTCAAACAAATTTCCCGAGGCCAAGGAGCAGCTTGGGCACTTGTATGAAGAG GTCGGGATAACAGATGATTTTGACTATCTGGAACTACCCACAGCTGTCCCTCTCGGAACAGCTGGTGATGAAAGGCCAGAAGGCAATCCTTAG
- the LOC127795498 gene encoding vacuolar protein sorting-associated protein 32 homolog 2-like, protein MFSRIFGKPKQETNALATIDKLNETLEMLEKKEKVLQKKASAEVEKAKEFTKAKNKRAAIQCLKRKRLYEQQIEQLGNFQLRIHDQMILLEGAKATTETVDALRTGASAMKSMQKATNIDDVDKTMDEINEQTENMKQIQEALAAPIGAAADFDEDELEAELEELEGAELEEQLLQPATTAPAAPVQVPAGRQPVRAPPRKPTAEEDELAALQAEMAL, encoded by the exons ATGTTTTCTCGGATTTTCGGCAAACCCAAGCAAGAGACTAATGCTCTTGCCACTATAGACAAGTTAAACGAG ACgcttgaaatgcttgaaaagaaGGAGAAAGTACTCCAGAAGAAGGCTTCTGCAGAAGTTGAAAAGGCCAAAGAATTCACCAAGGCAAAGAACAAGAGAG CGGCTATACAATGTTTGAAGAGGAAGAGGCTCTATGAACAGCAAATAGAGCAGCTTGGAAATTTCCAATTACGCATCCATGACCAG ATGATATTGTTAGAAGGTGCAAAAGCTACAACAGAGACTGTGGATGCATTGAGAACTGGTGCATCCGCAATGAAATCAATGCAAAAGGCAAC GAATATTGATGATGTGGACAAGACTATGGATGAAATAAATGAGCAGACAGAAAACATGAAACAGATACAGGAAGCATTGGCCGCACCCATTGGCGCAGCAGCCGATTTTGATGAG GATGAATTGGAGGCAGAACTCGAAGAACTGGAAGGTGCTGAGTTGGAGGAGCAGCTCCTGCAACCTGCAACAACAGCTCCGGCAGCACCGGTACAAGTACCAGCAGGCAGGCAACCAGTCCGTGCTCCCCCTCGGAAGCCCACAGCTGAGGAAGATGAACTTGCTGCATTACAGGCAGAAATGGCTCTTTGA
- the LOC127795499 gene encoding 40S ribosomal protein S30 — MGKVHGSLARAGKVRGQTPKVAKQDKKKKPRGRAHKRMQYNRRFVTAVVGFGKKRGPNSSEK, encoded by the exons ATGG GTAAGGTTCACGGATCGCTGGCTCGTGCGGGTAAGGTAAGAGGCCAAACCCCGAAGGTTGCAAAGCaggacaagaagaagaagccccGCGGCCGCGCTCACAAGCGCATGCAGTACAACCGCCGCTTTGTCACTGCCG TTGTTGGCTTTGGAAAGAAGAGGGGACCAAATTCATCAGAGAAGTAA